Proteins from a genomic interval of Phlebotomus papatasi isolate M1 chromosome 3, Ppap_2.1, whole genome shotgun sequence:
- the LOC129806786 gene encoding uncharacterized protein K02A2.6-like: protein MPQGGANDTAQGDGASSSDGNQGDFQGNSNRVGGQRVVTSSFQMPTNIKEFPALRGKWRRWLGRMETIFNLYKISEDTMKKEWIIFYLNLESYDQLCNIITPREPKDLSYNELIQILEDYYDPKPLEIVENVNFRKRIQKEGESMDDFMAALRGLTKYCNLGCNSCDNLNKSLRNQFVFGLWDKDVQKRLLEKKDLSLERALEIAKSMESSEKGKEDMTAKATKQDTLQLEATDVHKIQPNEQKENKKEVRCYRCGIKNHLANNCFHENSTCNQCGQTGHLQRVCKQKNTKKTETKAAEKKIQRVNEVDDILHVEEIVEPKVYLKFKFINNKSVSDFVKFEVDSGSGISIAGLKYKDDFFPDETIIPTKKEFLHYGGGKIAVVGFIRVSALIGKRVLRNVNLYFTEDRLRPPLLGREWIKRAKWVNWNKVLLDIRQIEAQESQVDKTKLVSELKKDFKRVFEKTTGKIEGMQAELKLQENASPVFLKHRNVPIPKKEAVENEIDRLVKEGILVKVNQSRYASPAVPVFKANGNVRLCGSYDMTINPQLIIDKHPLPSVEELFANMAGGQKFSKLDLTQAYLQLEVREQDRELLTLNTHKGLYQPTRLMYGVASAVGIWQRLMDSELRDIPGVSVFLDDIKITGPDDKTHMERLKEVLSRLDRRNMRVNLEKCSFFEDKIEYCGYTIDKDGIHKSPKKVLALENMPRPKTKDEAKSYLGFINYYARFFKNLSTVLHPITELTKENEPFRWTEDCERAFLTVKKEMSSESFLVHYDPKKELILAVDASPVGVGAVLSHKYPDGAERPIQYVSQTLSNTQKRYSQIDREAYAIVFGIKKFYQYIYGRRFTLISDNQALTKIFNPQKGIPAYAAMRMQHYAIFLQAFDFDIRFKKSADNANADVFSRLPAGNENNFEMDEPEVLQINLLNTLPVTAEQIRVETEKSREIERLIKGLQDGKIVPRKDRFEIEQTEFSLCRGCLIRGTRVYIPPVLRDKILLEIHDGHFGMTRMKAIARGYCWWPGMDKDIEEKVLNCTICQENRSYPPKDSTHVWEDSSKPFQRVHADYAGPVQGKYLFILVDSFSKWPEVKVCNDMTTTTTIKMLREIFAVHGLCDILVTDQGRQFMSLEFREFCEKNGIRHKTGGPFHPATNGQAERYVRTIKEKIEVLREVDKSELDQKLCSILLNYRRTPHATTGVSPSVKLFNRQIKSRLDLIVPREDIVKSSSEVTTRRNFQEGERVAARNYGSWGSKWKFGRISQRLGKVHYFIKLDDGREWKRHVNQLRKVGNDMSRTENVGSSRSGGVEEDESIIGEGGGVPETPQIENASNSREEKEQDSIRLEQDEQELNEHNPVGKARSVSTDSDGDSSEFEDAEDQLGSTDEEPSKAMPPPQSVEVFEPRRSQRIIKAPNRLNL, encoded by the coding sequence ATGCCTCAAGGAGGAGCTAATGATACTGCTCAAGGTGATGGAGCAAGTTCCAGTGATGGAAATCAAGGAGATTTCCaaggaaattcaaatagggtCGGAGGGCAAAGAGTTGTGACGTCATCGTTTCAAATGCCCACGAACATCAAGGAATTTCCCGCTTTGAGAGGAAAATGGCGTCGTTGGCTTGGAAGAATGGAGACAATTTTTAATCTGTACAAGATTTCTGAAGACACGATGAAGAAAGAATGGATTATTTTCTACTTGAATCTGGAGTCTTATGATCAGCTGTGTAATATTATTACACCTAGGGAGCCGAAAGATCTCTCGTACAATGAGTTGATTCAGATTCTGGAGGATTATTACGATCCAAAGCCACTGGAGATCGTTGAGAACGTGAACTTCAGAAAGAGAATCCAGAAAGAAGGTGAAAGTATGGATGATTTCATGGCAGCTTTGAGAGGTCTCACGAAATATTGCAACTTGGGATGTAATAGCTGTGACAATCTCAACAAATCCCTTCGAAATCAGTTTGTGTTTGGATTGTGGGACAAAGATGTCCAAAAGAGATTGTTGGAAAAGAAAGACCTCAGTTTGGAACGTGCTTTGGAGATTGCTAAATCGATGGAATCCTCCGAGAAGGGGAAGGAGGATATGACAGCAAAAGCAACCAAACAAGATACATTGCAGCTGGAGGCGACGGATGTGCACAAGATTCAACCAAATGAGCAAAAGGAGAACAAAAAGGAGGTTAGGTGCTACCGTTGTGGGATAAAAAATCACCTGGCCAACAACTGCTTCCATGAAAATTCTACATGTAATCAATGTGGACAAACCGGTCATCTCCAGAGGGTTTGCAAGCAGAAGAACACCAAGAAAACTGAGACCAAGGCAGCTGAGAAGAAAATTCAACGAGTCAACGAAGTCGATGACATCTTGCACGTGGAGGAAATCGTCGAGCCCAAGGTTtacttaaaattcaaatttattaacaACAAATCAGTTTCAGATTTTGTAAAATTCGAGGTTGACAGTGGCTCGGGCATTTCTATCGCGGGTTTAAAGTATAAAGATGATTTTTTCCCTGATGAAACTATAATTCCCACCAAGAAAGAATTCTTGCATTATGGGGGAGGGAAAATTGCAGTTGTGGGGTTCATAAGGGTTTCAGCACTGATTGGGAAGCGGGTGTTGCGGAATGTGAATCTGTACTTCACAGAAGATCGCTTGAGACCCCCACTACTTGGAAGGGAATGGATCAAAAGAGCTAAATGGGTTAATTGGAACAAGGTGTTGCTTGATATTAGGCAAATTGAAGCCCAGGAAAGTCAGGTTGATAAGACTAAATTAGTCTCTGaactaaaaaaagattttaagagGGTATTTGAGAAAACAACAGGGAAAATTGAGGGGATGCAAGCGGaattaaaattacaagaaaatgcgAGTCCAGTGTTCCTCAAACATAGAAATGTCCCAATTCCTAAAAAAGAAGCGGTGGAAAATGAGATCGATCGTTTGGTTAAGGAAGGAATACTGGTTAAAGTCAACCAGAGCAGGTATGCGTCCCCTGCAGTTCCAGTTTTCAAAGCCAATGGAAATGTCAGACTTTGTGGAAGTTATGACATGACGATTAACCCTCAATTGATTATTGATAAGCATCCTTTACCTTCTGTAGAGGAATTGTTTGCGAACATGGCAGGGGGACAAAAGTTTTCAAAGTTAGATCTCACTCAAGCATATTTGCAGCTGGAGGTAAGGGAACAGGACAGAGAGTTGCTGACTCTTAACACACATAAGGGCTTGTATCAACCTACCAGGTTAATGTATGGGGTGGCTTCGGCGGTAGGAATTTGGCAGAGACTCATGGATTCTGAATTGCGCGATATTCCAGGGGTATCAGTTTTTTTGGACGACATTAAAATTACTGGCCCGGACGATAAGACCCACATGGAAAGACTGAAAGAAGTTTTGAGTAGACTTGATCGTCGGAACATGAGAGTTAATTTGGAAAAGTGTAGTTTTTTTGAGGACAAAATCGAGTATTGTGGGTACACTATCGATAAAGACGGTATTCATAAGAGTCCTAAGAAGGTTCTCGCACTCGAGAACATGCCGCGGCCGAAGACGAAGGATGAAGCTAAGTCGTATTTGGGATTCATTAATTATTACGCGCGCTTCTTTAAGAATCTTAGCACGGTTCTCCACCCTATTACTGAACTCACAAAAGAAAATGAGCCCTTCAGGTGGACGGAAGATTGCGAAAGGGCTTTTCTCACggtaaaaaaagaaatgtcaaGTGAAAGTTTCCTTGTTCATTATGACCCGAAGAAAGAGCTAATTTTGGCTGTAGATGCTAGTCCTGTGGGAGTTGGGGCTGTGCTAAGTCACAAATATCCAGATGGAGCGGAGCGACCAATTCAGTATGTGTCTCAGACACTTTCGAACACCCAGAAGAGATATTCCCAGATTGACAGGGAAGCATACGCGATAGTTTTTGGTATAAAGAAATTTTACCAATATATTTACGGGCGTCGTTTTACCTTGATTTCTGACAATCAGGCTTTAACGAAGATTTTCAATCCACAAAAGGGGATTCCGGCTTACGCGGCTATGCGTATGCAACACTATGCGATATTTTTGCAAGCATTTGATTTTGATATTCGTTTCAAGAAATCGGCCGATAATGCTAATGCGGACGTGTTTTCAAGGTTACCGGCgggaaatgaaaataattttgaaatggaCGAACCGGAAGTTCTTCAAATAAATTTGTTGAACACGTTGCCCGTTACTGCGGAGCAAATTAGGGTTGAGACTGAGAAATCTCGCGAGATTGAACGTCTTATTAAAGGGCTCCAAGACGGAAAAATTGTTCCGCGAAAAGATCGATTTGAGATCGAACAAACGGAATTCAGTCTATGTCGCGGTTGTCTAATAAGAGGAACACGAGTGTATATTCCCCCGGTTTTGAGAGACAAAATACTCCTTGAAATTCACGATGGTCATTTTGGAATGACGAGGATGAAAGCAATTGCAAGAGGGTACTGTTGGTGGCCAGGGATGGACAAGGATATAGAAGAAAAGGTATTGAATTGTACGATTTGCCAAGAAAACAGGTCATATCCGCCGAAAGATTCTACTCATGTTTGGGAGGATTCTAGTAAACCATTTCAGCGTGTACACGCGGATTATGCAGGACCAGTTCAgggtaaatatttattcatcttGGTGGACTCCTTTTCTAAATGGCCAGAAGTAAAAGTTTGCAATGATATGACTACTACAACAACAATCAAAATGTTGAGGGAAATTTTTGCAGTTCACGGACTCTGTGATATACTCGTAACTGATCAGGGAAGACAATTCATGAGCCTAGAATTTCGTGAGTTTTGCGAAAAGAACGGAATACGACACAAGACAGGAGGGCCTTTTCATCCGGCTACTAATGGTCAGGCCGAAAGGTACGTGCGTACTATCAAGGAAAAAATAGAAGTATTGAGAGAAGTAGATAAATCCGAACTAGATCAGAAACTTTGCAGTATTCTGCTAAACTACCGCCGAACTCCACATGCCACCACGGGTGTTTCACCTAGTGTGAAACTTTTCAATCGACAGATTAAGTCAAGACTGGATCTAATTGTTCCGCGAGAAGACATAGTAAAGAGCTCCTCTGAGGTTACCACGCGTAGGAATTTTCAAGAGGGAGAAAGAGTTGCAGCACGTAATTACGGTAGCTGgggttccaaatggaaattcgGGAGGATTTCACAAAGATTGGGAAAAGTCCATTACTTTATCAAGTTAGATGATGGTAGAGAATGGAAGCGGCATGTTAATCAGTTGAGAAAGGTAGGAAATGACATGAGTAGAACAGAAAATGTCGGTAGTAGCAGATCAGGGGGTGTTGAAGAAGATGAGAGTATCATTGGTGAAGGTGGAGGTGTACCGGAAACTCCACAAATCGAAAATGCGTCCAACAGTCGGGAAGAGAAAGAGCAGGACAGTATTAGATTGGAGCAAGATGAGCAGGAGTTAAACGAACATAACCCTGTAGGTAAAGCTCGATCAGTCTCAACTGATAGTGATGGGGATTCAAGTGAATTTGAAGATGCTGAAGATCAGCTGGGTAGTACAGATGAAGAACCATCGAAAGCGATGCCCCCTCCCCAATCTGTTGAAGTTTTTGAACCTCGTCGTTCACAAAGAATAATCAAAGCTCCGAACCGCCTTAACCTCTGA